The Thermococcus sp. nucleotide sequence CGGCGTCGCCTTCGCCACTGGTTACCCTGGAACGCCATCGACCGAGGTTATTGAAACGATAGCCCATCTGAAGCCTGAAGTATTCGCCGAATGGGCCCCCAACGAGAAAGTTGCTTTAGAGGAAGCGGCCGGTGTTGCCTACACCGGCCTTAGAGCGCTCGTAACCATGAAGTGCGTTGGCCTTAACGTGGCAGCAGACCCGCTTATGAGTTTAGCTTATTCCGGCGTTGAGGGAGGACTGGTTATTCTCGTCGCCGATGACCCCGGGCCGCATACAAGCCAGACCGAGCAGGACGACCGCTACTACGGCAAGCTCTCCCTTTTGCCGGTTCTTGAGCCTGCCGATCCGCAGGAGGCCCACGATTTAATCATCTACGCCTACGAGATGAGCGAGCGCTATAAAGTCCCCGTGATATTCAGGACGACGACAAGGGTCAACCACACGACGGCTGACGTAGAAGTCGGCGAGTTCATCGAGCTAAACCGGAAGCCGGTTTTCAGGAAGGACATAGAGCGCTACGTCAGGGCGAGCATGGAGGGCAACAGAAAACGCCATAAGTGGCTCAATGAAACGGTGGCGAGGATAGAGGAGGAGTTTAACGGCATGCCTTTCAACTGGGTTGAAGGAGAGGGAAGGATAGGAATAATCGTCGAGGGCGCACCCTACAACTACGTGAGAGAGATTCTCCCGAAGATTGGGAGAGAATTTAAGGTCCTCAAGCTCTCAACGCCACACCCGCTCCCGAGAAAGTTGGTCGTCGAGTTCCTCAAAAGCGTGGAGTTCGCTGTGGTTATAGAGGACGGTGCCCCGTTCCTTGAGGAGGAGGTCAAGATAGCCGCCTATGAGGCCGGACTGAGTGTGCCAATCTACGGCAAGAGGACCGGCCACTTCCCGCTTGAGGGCGAACTGACGCCGAGCCTTGTGAGGAACGCCCTTCTGAATCTCCTCGGCAGGGGAGCTGAAGAGTACACCAAGCTCGAGGAGGTCGCTTACGCCGAGAGCCTCGCCCCGAAGAGGCCGCCGGTGATGTGTCCCGGCTGTCCGCACAGGGGAAGCTACCGCGCCGCCCTCGATGCTTTAAGGGACCTCAAGCTCGGCCGCTATTCCGTCCCGATACACGGCGACATAGGCTGCTACGCACTGTCACTCCTTCCGCCGCTTGAGGCCATCTGGACGGAATACGTCATGGGAGCGAGCATAAGCCTTGCCAATGGCCAGAGTGTGGCGCTGAACAAGAAGGTGATAGCCACCATCGGTGATTCGACGTTCTTCCACAACGGAATCCAGCCGCTGGTCGATGCCGTCTACAAGAACCTGAACGTTCTCGTTATGATACTTGATAACAGGACGACGGCAATGACCGGCCACCAGCCCCACCCCGGAACAGGCGGAAGTGAAACCGGCAGGAAGTTCAAAGAGATTGACATTGAAGCCCTCGTCAAAGCTCTGGGAGTGAAGTACGTTAAGACAGTTGACCCCTATGACCTCAAAGCAACGAGGGAAGCCATCAAGGAGGCCATGCAGATTGAGGGGCCCGCTGTTATAATAGCCAAGCAGGAGTGCGTCATACCAGTCCTAAGACGCGGCGAGATAGGCGAGATACCCCTGGTTATCGAGGACAAGTGCACCGGTTGCAAGGCGTGCATACTACTAACCGGCTGTCCAGCTTTGGTTTACGAGCCGGAAACGAACAAGGTGCGCATAGATTCCCTGCTCTGCACCGGCTGCGGCGTCTGCAACCAGACGTGCCCGTTCGATGCCATAAAGTTCCCGAGCGAGCTGGGGAAGGGGGCTTAGCCCCTCATTCTTCCCAAACTTCAAGCACCATGAAGCGCCTCACGAACGGGTTCGGATACAGCTCCCAGCCGATTCTCTCCGTTTTTGCCTCGATTTCCCCGAAGAGACCGCCCTCACGCGGGTCGAGGCTCTCGCCATAGATTTTTCCGGGACGAATCTCCACCGTCATGTACCTCGGCAGACCGACGATGGCCTTCCCGTTTTCCCTTGCGTACTCAATCGCCCACTTGGCAGTGTAGAGGCCAGAGTAGATCTCCGCTATTCTAACCGGGACGCTGGACTTGCCGATGGCGATTATCTCTATCCCCCTCTCCTCCCAGAACTTTTTAGCCAGCGGCTGAAGATCCTTCGCCAAATCCTTCCACACCTCTTTGCCCCGGTCGGTTATGGTTAAAGCTTCAATGGTTGGCTCGTCCAGTTTCCTGACCTCTATTCCTCCGATGGTGGAATCGAGGTGTATCACGTCAGGCTTTACCTCTCTCGCGAGCTCAACCGCCAGAAAAGCCTCCTCCCGAACGGCCTGCCTTCCGCTCATGTCGTAGTTGAACGGGTCAGCGTACTTAACGACGCTCAGAGTTGCCGTCCTGTACGGCTTTTCCACGAGCACAGCTGCTGTAGCTATAAGCCCTACCGGCTCGTAGTCCTCAGTGAGTAAAGCCCCTCCCGTGTCAGCCGAAACAATCCTCATGGAAACCACCAGTAAGCTCCAATTACCAATATACCTGCATGAGTATTTAACATGGTGATGAACGTGGAGTCTTCGAGGGGCACGGTTTATGAAGTTTTGGGGAGCTACATCGACAGCCTCTGTAACTCCATCTACGTGGGGCGGGCGAGAGGAAGCGCCGTGCTGTATCACGACGGTATGTTGTGGCCCCTTACAACCCTTAAGGATCCCCTGCCTTTCCTGGAGGTGTTCTACTCCAGTGGAACCCTTGAGATCACAGGCGCCTGGCACGAGGGGGGTAACCATGCGTTCTTCCTCCGGGCGGCAATATCCAAAATCGAGCTCATGAGGGACGGGAACCTACTGAGGCTCGTTGTGTATCCCCATGGGAAAATGGAGGGGATACGGGGTGCAATCATAGTAACGTTCCAGGCCGGCAGGGGGCTGGAGGAAACGTTTGAAGGGATACTCAGAGAAGAGCGATGCAGTCCGGAAAGGGAAAGGGACGGAGAGATGACGTCCTCCCTAGCGCCTCATCTCCTCCATCAGTGAGACCCTCAATGTCGATCAGAAACCGACGACGTTATCCTATCGGCAAACCGGCGAAGTTCGCCCTTTAACGCCACCACGGAGGATTCTTCGAAGTGAGAGATGTTCGAAAAGCGGGTTAGAACCTCATAAACCTCGGGGTGCTTGCTCCTTAAAAACCCCGTGAGCTCTCCCAGAGGAAGAAGCAGTCCAGTGTCCCGGTACACCAAGTAAGCCCCGAAGGCGTAAAGACCATCCATATACGAACCGTACGCGGCTTCAAAGCGCCCCTCCCCGAGGTAATCGTCTCACCTGTGGAGGTAGAAGAAAAACTTCTCTACCAGTGCCTCTTCCATCCAGTCCACCGGAATGGTTTATAAAGATGGCATTAATAAACCCTTCGAGAGAGATGAATGGGACAACGATAATCTGGGCCGCGGTAATACTCCTGATCATCTACCTATCGTGGAGGGTGGTTGCGCCATTAGTTGGCCCCATATTCTTCGGACTCGTTCTGGCGTATGCTGCTTATCCACTCCATGTCCGACTACGACGTAGGTTTGGGAACCAAGCTTCCGGAGCAATCCTGACGCTGGGGATGCTCTTGGTTGGGGGAGTGCTCACCTTCGAGCTTCTCCTGATGTCCGCAAGGGTTGCGGCCTCGTTTTATCACAGTGTGGAGGACTTCTTCAGGTGGCTTCTCACACAGCCGCTGCCCCAAAACGCCCTGGACTTTATAGGGAACTTCTCAAACCAGCTGATACCGAAACTCGCTGACTACGCATCGTCGTACGCGTTCTCCATCCCCAGGTACTTGATCCAGCTGCTCGTGTTTCTCCTTGTTTTTTATTACGCCCTTGTGTATGCCGACGAGATAAAATCGTACATAACCAGATCCCTCCCCACAGAGAACAGGCGGCTTGGAGAGGAGATACTGTCCAACGTCAACAAGACCCTGAAAGCACTGGTGAGGGTCTGGCTCCTCCTGAACGTAGCAAAGGGCGTACTGATGACCGTGGGCTTCCTGATATTCGGAGTCTCAGACATCTACACCGCTGTAGTTGCGGGATTTCTGACGTTTATATTCAGCTTCGTCCCCCTTTTTGAAGGCTGGATGCTCTGGCTGATAGCGGCGGCATACTTCGCCAAGGAGGGCATGTACCTCCGGGCCGTTGGAATAAGTCTCTACGGTGCCTTCCTAGTCTCACCGATGCCAGATTATACCATAAGACCCGTGTTGGTCGCTAAGGACACAAACCTGGACGAGACCCTCGTCTTCATTGGGATGATCGGGGGGGCCTGGACGATGGGTGTCAAGGGTATCCTAATAGGCCCAATAGTGCTGAACCTGATGCTGACGCTCCTGAAGGAGTGGAAGATGATCATAGGGCAGAAAAGAGGTTCACCCCCGCGGACCGCAGCTCCTTCAGGGCTCTCTCCTCATCCTGAGGGTTGATGCCCTTGATGGCGTCGCAAAGGAGGTACGTCTCGAAGCCGTTCTTAACCGCATCTAGGGCCGTTGCTCTAACGCAGTACTCCGTGGCAACGCCGCAGATGTAGACCCTCTCCACACCTTTCTCCCTCAACACCTCGGCGAGGTTCGTTCCCTCAAAGCCAGAATAGGCTTCTTTATCAGGTTCCGTGGCCTTTGAAATTATCAAGGCGTCCTTAGGCAGTTTCACAACGAACTCCGCTCCCGCCGTCCCCTGAACGCAGTGCCTCGGCCAGGGCCCACCGCGCTCCTTGAAGCTGATATGATCGGGTGGATGCCAGTCCCTCGTTGCGACTATTAACGCACCCCTTCCCCTGAACTCCTCAATATACCGGTTGACCCTTGGGATTATCTTATCTCCCCCCGGAACAGGGAGCGCCCCTCCTGGCATGAAATCCCTCTGCATATCCACGACTATGAGAGCCTCCCCCGGCACATCACCACCCCCGCTGGTCACACGTCCAGCCTATCCTTAAAAGGTGACATATCGACACCTTTGTCCATACCGAGCAGGTAAACTAAAACCTTCTCGTCCAGATCCCCGTAGCGCTCACGCATGGACCTCATCTCTTTGAGGATATCGTCAACCTCCCACCCCAGGGAGCGGGCGACGTGCCTTATCATCGCGTTGAGGAGATCTTCGTTTTCAGCCTCACCCCTCAGAACCTCCTCGTTGACGACCAGAAGACCGTCGCGCTCCTCAAGGAGACCACTACGGAGCCCATTCTCTATAAGTGCCTTGGCCTCCTTTACTCCCATAATACGAAGCTTAAACGCCAATATACCTATGAGCTCGCTCTTGGTGAACTCCTTCGAGCCCTTATAAGTGATGGCACTCTCCAGGGGATGCACGGAATCACCTAACCTTTTTAGGGCACTAGAATAAATAAACCTTGCCCTCGATACCCTCTTAAGTTCCCTGGAGAACTTTCCCCGGTGAGTAAGATGGAGATAAGAACCCACAGCCTGGTATCAAAAAAACTCGTAGGAGAGCCCCTCACGGTCAGAAAGGGCTTTGCGGAGGTCCAACTGCAGACAATGGTGGAGATGGCAGTCGACGAGTACGGACTGGTTCACGGGGGCTTCACCTTCGGCTTAGCCGACTACGCGGCGATGCTGGCTGTGAACGAGCCGACGGTCGTCCTCGGAAAGGCAGAAGTGAAGTTTCTCAAACCCGTGAAGGTCGGTGAAAAGCTGACGGCAAGGGCGGAAGTAGTAGAAGACCGCGGGAAAAAGAAAATTGTGAGGGCTGAGGTCTTCAATAAAGAGAGCGAGAAGGTCTTCGAGGGAACCTTCCACTGCTACGTCCTTGAGAGACACGTGCTCGAACGGTCATCGAGTTTACGGAGGTAATACTCCACAACCTCTCTCTCGATTACGGGAATAAAGGGTATCTTTACGAGGATGCCCTTAACGCCACCTTCCTCGTAGACGAGAAGGGATTCCCTGGAATCTCTAATGAGGATCCCCCTTACGAGGTAGCGTCCGTTGGTGGAGAAGATGGCCCTTGCAGCCGTTTCCATAAAGTCCCCCGGCTCGCCATGGAGGACCTTCGAAATTGGGAGGTAATAGACTTCCCCCAGATTTTCAAGTCGACTCTCGCGGAAGACCTTCCTGGTGATGATGAGGATTTTGGGGTTTATCCCCCTCTCCCTTACCCTCTCAAAGACCCTCCTGAACTTCAGGACAATCGTTGGCTCCATAAAGGTCGCCACGAACTCCTCCTCGGTTTTTTCCGCGAGCTCCTCGGCGCGGTTCACCACGCTCCACTCCCCCTGGAGGTACCACACCGGAAGCCAGTCCTCCCGTCTCTCCCGCTCGTAGCTTTTGAGCATTATTATTGCCTCCTCAGCAGAGCGGATGTATTCGTCCCTGAGCGAGGCTATTACCTTCTCGGGCTCGATGGCCCTGAAGTAAGTGGGATTACCCTCGCTGACGTCAACAAAACCCCTCTCATGGAGCTTCTTTAAGACGTCATAGACCCTCGGCCTTGGAACACCGCTCTCCCTCGCTATCTCACTCGCCTTCGCGGGCCCGATGATTACAAGGGAAGCGTAGACCCTCGCCTCGTACTCCTTTAGGCCGAGCTTCATCAATATCTCAACGAGCTCCTCCACTTTACCACCCCTTCAAAATTTGTAACTCTTTTAGTTACAACATTCTTATATGGATTTCCCCCGAGGACAAACCGGTGATGGAGATGCCTGCCCTCGCGGTTAGGGAACTCAGAAAAAGCTATGGGGACTTCGAGGCCGTCAGGGGGCTCTCCCTTGAGGTTGAGCCTGGGGAGATATTCGGCCTCATCGGGCCGAACGGAGCGGGAAAAACCACGACGATAAAAACGATAATCGGACTTCTAAAGCCTGACTCGGGAGAAATCGAGCTACTTGGAAGGAAGATGCCGAACAAAGGAGTCCTGGCGAAGGTCGGCTACATGCCGCAGGAGCTTGCCCTCTACAGGAACCTGACCGTCGAGGAGAACCTGTGGTTTTACTCCCGACTGTACGGCCTTTCAAGAGAAGAGTTTGAGAAGAGGAAGGAAAGCATACTGAGGTTCGTAGGGCTTGAGAAGTTCAGGAACAGGCTCGTCGGTAAACTCAGCGGAGGGATGCAGAGGAGGGCCTCGCTCGCCTGCGCGCTTATTCACGACCCCGAGTTCCTGATCCTCGACGAGCCGACGGTGGGCGTTGACCCCCAGCTCAGGGCGAGTTTTTGGAGTTACTTCCGCGAGCTGACCAAAGAAGGCGCCTCGATACTCATAACGACGCACTACATGGACGAGGCCGT carries:
- the iorA gene encoding indolepyruvate ferredoxin oxidoreductase subunit alpha; the protein is MEAINDEDVNTSPGKPERRKKLLLMGNEATAYGALESGVAFATGYPGTPSTEVIETIAHLKPEVFAEWAPNEKVALEEAAGVAYTGLRALVTMKCVGLNVAADPLMSLAYSGVEGGLVILVADDPGPHTSQTEQDDRYYGKLSLLPVLEPADPQEAHDLIIYAYEMSERYKVPVIFRTTTRVNHTTADVEVGEFIELNRKPVFRKDIERYVRASMEGNRKRHKWLNETVARIEEEFNGMPFNWVEGEGRIGIIVEGAPYNYVREILPKIGREFKVLKLSTPHPLPRKLVVEFLKSVEFAVVIEDGAPFLEEEVKIAAYEAGLSVPIYGKRTGHFPLEGELTPSLVRNALLNLLGRGAEEYTKLEEVAYAESLAPKRPPVMCPGCPHRGSYRAALDALRDLKLGRYSVPIHGDIGCYALSLLPPLEAIWTEYVMGASISLANGQSVALNKKVIATIGDSTFFHNGIQPLVDAVYKNLNVLVMILDNRTTAMTGHQPHPGTGGSETGRKFKEIDIEALVKALGVKYVKTVDPYDLKATREAIKEAMQIEGPAVIIAKQECVIPVLRRGEIGEIPLVIEDKCTGCKACILLTGCPALVYEPETNKVRIDSLLCTGCGVCNQTCPFDAIKFPSELGKGA
- a CDS encoding DUF4152 family protein; its protein translation is MRIVSADTGGALLTEDYEPVGLIATAAVLVEKPYRTATLSVVKYADPFNYDMSGRQAVREEAFLAVELAREVKPDVIHLDSTIGGIEVRKLDEPTIEALTITDRGKEVWKDLAKDLQPLAKKFWEERGIEIIAIGKSSVPVRIAEIYSGLYTAKWAIEYARENGKAIVGLPRYMTVEIRPGKIYGESLDPREGGLFGEIEAKTERIGWELYPNPFVRRFMVLEVWEE
- a CDS encoding AI-2E family transporter; the encoded protein is MNGTTIIWAAVILLIIYLSWRVVAPLVGPIFFGLVLAYAAYPLHVRLRRRFGNQASGAILTLGMLLVGGVLTFELLLMSARVAASFYHSVEDFFRWLLTQPLPQNALDFIGNFSNQLIPKLADYASSYAFSIPRYLIQLLVFLLVFYYALVYADEIKSYITRSLPTENRRLGEEILSNVNKTLKALVRVWLLLNVAKGVLMTVGFLIFGVSDIYTAVVAGFLTFIFSFVPLFEGWMLWLIAAAYFAKEGMYLRAVGISLYGAFLVSPMPDYTIRPVLVAKDTNLDETLVFIGMIGGAWTMGVKGILIGPIVLNLMLTLLKEWKMIIGQKRGSPPRTAAPSGLSPHPEG
- a CDS encoding nicotinamidase, giving the protein MPGEALIVVDMQRDFMPGGALPVPGGDKIIPRVNRYIEEFRGRGALIVATRDWHPPDHISFKERGGPWPRHCVQGTAGAEFVVKLPKDALIISKATEPDKEAYSGFEGTNLAEVLREKGVERVYICGVATEYCVRATALDAVKNGFETYLLCDAIKGINPQDEERALKELRSAGVNLFSAL
- a CDS encoding DUF2240 family protein, with translation MHPLESAITYKGSKEFTKSELIGILAFKLRIMGVKEAKALIENGLRSGLLEERDGLLVVNEEVLRGEAENEDLLNAMIRHVARSLGWEVDDILKEMRSMRERYGDLDEKVLVYLLGMDKGVDMSPFKDRLDV
- a CDS encoding PaaI family thioesterase; amino-acid sequence: MEIRTHSLVSKKLVGEPLTVRKGFAEVQLQTMVEMAVDEYGLVHGGFTFGLADYAAMLAVNEPTVVLGKAEVKFLKPVKVGEKLTARAEVVEDRGKKKIVRAEVFNKESEKVFEGTFHCYVLERHVLERSSSLRR
- a CDS encoding TrmB family transcriptional regulator is translated as MEELVEILMKLGLKEYEARVYASLVIIGPAKASEIARESGVPRPRVYDVLKKLHERGFVDVSEGNPTYFRAIEPEKVIASLRDEYIRSAEEAIIMLKSYERERREDWLPVWYLQGEWSVVNRAEELAEKTEEEFVATFMEPTIVLKFRRVFERVRERGINPKILIITRKVFRESRLENLGEVYYLPISKVLHGEPGDFMETAARAIFSTNGRYLVRGILIRDSRESLLVYEEGGVKGILVKIPFIPVIEREVVEYYLRKLDDRSSTCLSRT
- a CDS encoding ABC transporter ATP-binding protein, which encodes MEMPALAVRELRKSYGDFEAVRGLSLEVEPGEIFGLIGPNGAGKTTTIKTIIGLLKPDSGEIELLGRKMPNKGVLAKVGYMPQELALYRNLTVEENLWFYSRLYGLSREEFEKRKESILRFVGLEKFRNRLVGKLSGGMQRRASLACALIHDPEFLILDEPTVGVDPQLRASFWSYFRELTKEGASILITTHYMDEAVNCDRVAIMMNGKVLITAPPEQIIEETGSATLEEAVLKLTGVVG